The Actinomadura sp. WMMB 499 genome includes a window with the following:
- a CDS encoding integrase has translation MRVTWATDEGDPRRGNEDFVAAAPGAAVVLDGCGLPLGTDLGCVHGTAWYSRSLGTRLLARMLDGLGPQAGAPVGPPEGAHVRADRPLVGRLAGAIADVAAAHRATCDLTVPTTPRATVLAVRVRGDLLDYLVLADSTLLLDCRDGLREITGGPCWVGSDPAGAEDAITGTVALRDVRHALLLTDGATRLADRFGVTDLAGLARLAVESGPAVLVERTREIERTDPQAVRWPRGKPQDDATAAVCAF, from the coding sequence ATGCGGGTCACGTGGGCGACGGACGAGGGCGATCCGAGGCGGGGCAACGAGGACTTCGTGGCGGCGGCGCCGGGTGCGGCGGTCGTCCTGGACGGCTGCGGACTTCCGCTCGGCACGGACCTCGGCTGCGTGCACGGCACCGCCTGGTACTCGCGGTCCCTCGGCACCCGCCTGCTCGCCCGCATGCTGGACGGGCTCGGCCCGCAGGCCGGGGCGCCGGTCGGGCCGCCCGAGGGCGCGCACGTCCGCGCCGACCGTCCGCTGGTGGGACGGCTCGCCGGGGCGATCGCCGACGTGGCCGCCGCGCACCGTGCCACGTGCGACCTGACCGTCCCGACGACGCCCCGCGCGACCGTCCTGGCCGTCCGGGTGCGCGGCGACCTGCTCGACTACCTGGTGCTGGCCGATTCGACGCTGCTGCTGGACTGCCGCGACGGGCTGCGCGAGATCACCGGCGGCCCCTGCTGGGTGGGGTCCGACCCGGCCGGGGCGGAGGACGCGATCACCGGGACGGTCGCGCTGCGCGACGTGCGGCACGCGCTGCTGCTCACCGACGGCGCCACCCGCCTCGCCGACCGGTTCGGCGTCACCGACCTGGCAGGTCTCGCCCGCCTCGCCGTCGAGTCCGGCCCGGCCGTCCTCGTCGAGCGCACCCGCGAGATCGAGCGCACCGATCCGCAAGCCGTCCGCTGGCCGCGCGGCAAGCCGCAGGACGACGCCACCGCCGCCGTCTGCGCGTTCTGA
- a CDS encoding LLM class F420-dependent oxidoreductase, with the protein MRLGVTMFATDLTMAPHELAREAEARGFASLYLPEHTHIPVSRATPPPTGDGTLPAEYGRTLDPLVSLAAAAVVTERITLGTGILLSAQRDPIVTAKAVATLDRLAGGRVALGVGYGWNAEEGADHGVPWQRRRAMVREHVLAMRELWTSEEASFKGEFVEFEPSWSWPKPDGRVPVLLGGAPGPTLFEHVAEYGDGWLPIGGAGVREALPRLRRACADAGRPMVPVVPFGTLPSAEKLDHYASLGIAEVVLRVPAGGRDMVLACLDEYASSYL; encoded by the coding sequence ATGCGGCTGGGCGTCACGATGTTCGCCACCGACCTGACCATGGCGCCGCACGAGCTGGCGCGGGAGGCGGAGGCGCGCGGCTTCGCGTCGCTCTACCTGCCGGAGCACACCCACATCCCGGTCTCGCGGGCGACCCCGCCGCCCACCGGGGACGGCACGCTGCCCGCCGAGTACGGGCGGACGCTCGACCCGCTCGTCTCGCTCGCCGCGGCGGCCGTCGTCACCGAGCGGATCACGCTGGGCACCGGCATCCTGCTGTCGGCCCAGCGGGACCCGATCGTCACCGCGAAGGCCGTCGCCACCCTGGACCGGCTCGCGGGCGGGCGCGTCGCGCTCGGCGTCGGCTACGGCTGGAACGCCGAGGAGGGCGCCGACCACGGCGTGCCCTGGCAGCGCCGCCGCGCGATGGTCCGCGAGCACGTCCTGGCCATGCGCGAGCTGTGGACGAGCGAGGAGGCGTCGTTCAAGGGCGAGTTCGTCGAGTTCGAGCCGAGCTGGTCGTGGCCCAAACCCGACGGGCGGGTGCCGGTGCTGCTCGGCGGTGCCCCCGGGCCGACGCTGTTCGAGCACGTCGCCGAGTACGGGGACGGCTGGCTGCCGATCGGCGGCGCGGGCGTCCGCGAGGCGCTGCCGCGGCTCCGGCGGGCCTGCGCGGACGCGGGGCGCCCGATGGTCCCGGTCGTCCCGTTCGGGACCCTGCCGTCCGCCGAAAAGCTTGACCACTACGCCTCGCTCGGCATCGCGGAGGTGGTGCTGCGCGTACCCGCCGGCGGTCGCGACATGGTGCTGGCGTGCCTCGACGAGTACGCGTCGTCCTACCTGTGA
- a CDS encoding DUF4870 domain-containing protein has protein sequence MTDQPPGDRPDFAPPDDWSHGQQGHGPGYGQGYEQPYGQQGYGQQPYGGYQQGYPGGGSNWGYGQPPGGPPPHGSPPYGPPPGGTAGGGEEPMWAMFCYLGSLVVGFIAPLVIYFVKRRESGFVRYHAAQALNYSLTLLIHVAAFLLVSVVPLIITENPLFLIPLVFMYLELLISPFVALIIGAVKSNKGEYFRIPAFFCFPMIR, from the coding sequence ATGACGGATCAGCCGCCCGGAGACCGGCCCGACTTCGCACCGCCCGACGACTGGTCGCACGGGCAGCAGGGACACGGTCCGGGATACGGACAGGGCTACGAGCAGCCGTACGGCCAGCAGGGTTACGGGCAGCAGCCGTACGGCGGGTACCAGCAGGGTTATCCCGGGGGCGGCTCGAACTGGGGGTACGGGCAGCCGCCCGGCGGTCCCCCGCCCCACGGTTCGCCGCCTTACGGCCCGCCGCCCGGTGGCACGGCCGGCGGCGGTGAGGAGCCCATGTGGGCGATGTTCTGCTATCTCGGTTCGCTGGTCGTCGGCTTCATCGCCCCGCTCGTCATCTACTTCGTGAAGCGGCGCGAGTCGGGGTTCGTCCGCTACCACGCCGCGCAGGCGCTGAACTACTCGCTCACGCTGCTGATCCACGTCGCGGCGTTCCTGCTGGTCTCCGTGGTGCCCCTGATCATCACCGAGAACCCGCTGTTCCTGATCCCGCTCGTCTTCATGTACCTCGAGCTGCTGATCAGCCCGTTCGTCGCGCTGATCATCGGTGCGGTGAAGTCGAACAAGGGCGAGTACTTCCGGATCCCGGCGTTCTTCTGCTTCCCGATGATCCGCTGA
- a CDS encoding PaaI family thioesterase — MSEVFADRDILSDDDETALAALAAEVRELTEAMVLTRIEPAEAASVAAEVAALTARVKAAARVHPPYGAIAGHGLERQIANPVTGHLNPIAPPVDFEMSEEGIVRAEFTLPAVYEGPPTFVHGGVSAMVMDQVLGMAAAATGTPGMTATLETRYRRPTPLGVPLTVEAKASRVEGRKIYADGTICGPDGRVCVEASAMFIAPQSAPGDAV, encoded by the coding sequence ATGAGCGAGGTGTTCGCGGACCGGGACATCCTGTCCGACGACGACGAGACGGCGCTCGCCGCGCTCGCCGCCGAGGTGCGGGAGCTGACCGAGGCCATGGTCCTGACCCGGATCGAGCCCGCCGAGGCGGCCTCGGTCGCCGCCGAGGTCGCGGCGCTCACCGCACGTGTGAAGGCCGCCGCGCGCGTCCACCCGCCGTACGGGGCGATCGCCGGGCACGGTCTCGAGCGGCAGATCGCCAACCCGGTCACCGGTCACCTCAACCCGATCGCCCCGCCCGTGGACTTCGAGATGTCCGAGGAGGGCATCGTCCGCGCCGAGTTCACGCTGCCCGCCGTCTACGAGGGGCCGCCCACCTTCGTGCACGGCGGGGTCTCCGCGATGGTCATGGACCAGGTGCTCGGCATGGCCGCCGCCGCGACCGGCACCCCGGGCATGACCGCCACCCTGGAGACCCGCTACCGCCGCCCGACCCCGCTCGGCGTCCCGCTCACGGTCGAGGCGAAGGCGAGCCGCGTTGAGGGCCGCAAGATCTACGCCGACGGCACGATCTGCGGACCGGACGGACGCGTCTGCGTCGAGGCGTCGGCGATGTTCATCGCCCCGCAGTCCGCACCCGGCGACGCCGTCTAG